The proteins below are encoded in one region of Paenibacillus thermoaerophilus:
- the speD gene encoding adenosylmethionine decarboxylase, with protein MEYSTFGRHVAVDAWGVDFDKINNAEWLQSQMVEAAEACGATVLSVQSKQFEPQGATVLVLLSESHLSIHTYPERGFAAIDCYTCGETVDPQLAIDYLVSVLKPERTFAKKLVRGIGEMQVVEPEMKQAATV; from the coding sequence GTGGAATACTCAACTTTCGGACGACATGTAGCAGTGGACGCTTGGGGCGTTGATTTCGACAAAATCAATAACGCCGAATGGTTGCAATCACAAATGGTTGAAGCGGCAGAAGCTTGCGGAGCGACAGTATTGTCTGTGCAATCCAAGCAATTCGAACCTCAAGGCGCTACCGTGCTCGTGCTCTTGTCGGAAAGCCATCTCTCGATTCATACGTATCCTGAACGCGGGTTTGCGGCCATCGACTGCTACACGTGCGGGGAGACGGTGGATCCTCAATTGGCCATCGACTATCTGGTCTCCGTGCTGAAACCGGAACGCACGTTCGCGAAGAAACTCGTTCGCGGTATTGGCGAGATGCAAGTGGTCGAGCCCGAAATGAAGCAAGCCGCAACCGTGTAA
- the hemA gene encoding glutamyl-tRNA reductase, giving the protein MHVLAVGLNYRTAPVEIREKFAIAPEQLPEALEKLKATKSVMECVIVGTCNRMEIYAVVDRLYMCGAFIRGFMEKWFGVPRADIAPFLYIYEDERAVEHLFRVTCGLDSMVLGETQILGQVRSAFLTAQAEGTTGTMFNTIFKQAITLAKRAHAETGIGENPVSVSYAAVELGKQIFGDYKGKTVLIIGAGKMGELTIKHLRAGGADRVLVVNRTLSRAEDLAAKVGGQAVPWSRLEEALADSDVVISSTGAEGLVLSASQVKRATARRAGRQLFMIDIAVPRDLDPAIGELSDVFLYDIDDLQQIVDGNLAERRKQSLQIEGMIASELEAYRQWLKMLGVTPLIRALQEKSHMIFEETMDDLDHKLPGLSDHERKLIRKLTKSIVNQMLKDPILRIKEMAGEKGSDEALRIFTELFALEQRVAELEAEMNPAKAARASSSAQPVQTREAVTRRTMPLMRSPEPALQS; this is encoded by the coding sequence ATGCACGTATTGGCGGTAGGGCTGAATTACCGGACGGCTCCGGTGGAGATCCGCGAGAAGTTTGCGATTGCTCCCGAGCAACTTCCCGAAGCGCTGGAGAAGCTCAAAGCGACCAAAAGCGTGATGGAATGCGTCATCGTCGGCACCTGCAACCGGATGGAAATCTATGCGGTCGTCGACCGGCTGTACATGTGCGGAGCGTTTATCCGCGGGTTTATGGAAAAATGGTTCGGCGTGCCCCGCGCGGACATCGCTCCCTTCCTATATATATACGAGGATGAACGAGCCGTGGAGCATCTGTTCCGGGTCACGTGCGGACTCGATTCGATGGTGCTCGGCGAGACGCAGATTCTCGGCCAGGTGCGCAGCGCGTTTTTGACGGCCCAGGCGGAAGGCACGACCGGTACGATGTTTAATACGATTTTCAAGCAAGCGATCACGCTGGCCAAGCGGGCGCACGCGGAGACGGGCATCGGAGAAAACCCGGTGTCGGTCAGCTACGCGGCTGTGGAATTGGGCAAGCAAATATTCGGCGACTACAAAGGCAAAACGGTGCTGATTATCGGCGCGGGCAAGATGGGCGAGCTGACGATCAAGCATTTGCGGGCCGGAGGAGCGGATCGGGTGCTGGTGGTCAACCGGACGCTGTCCCGGGCCGAAGATCTCGCGGCCAAGGTCGGCGGCCAGGCCGTGCCGTGGAGCCGGCTGGAGGAAGCGCTGGCGGACAGCGACGTCGTCATCAGTTCGACCGGCGCCGAAGGACTGGTGCTGTCCGCTTCCCAGGTCAAGCGGGCGACGGCGCGGCGCGCCGGACGCCAGTTGTTCATGATCGATATCGCGGTGCCGCGCGACCTTGATCCTGCGATCGGCGAGCTGTCCGACGTATTTTTGTACGACATCGACGACCTCCAGCAGATCGTTGACGGCAACCTGGCGGAACGGCGCAAGCAATCGCTGCAGATCGAGGGCATGATCGCCTCGGAGCTGGAGGCTTACCGCCAATGGCTCAAGATGCTTGGCGTCACGCCGCTGATCCGCGCGCTTCAAGAGAAGTCGCACATGATTTTCGAAGAGACGATGGACGACCTGGATCACAAGCTTCCGGGTCTTAGCGATCACGAGCGGAAGCTGATCCGCAAGCTGACCAAAAGCATCGTCAACCAGATGCTGAAGGATCCGATTCTGCGCATCAAAGAGATGGCCGGCGAAAAAGGAAGCGATGAGGCGCTCCGGATATTTACCGAACTGTTCGCGCTTGAGCAGCGGGTAGCGGAGCTGGAGGCGGAGATGAATCCCGCCAAAGCCGCGCGGGCCTCGTCGTCCGCCCAACCGGTCCAGACGAGAGAAGCCGTGACGCGGCGGACGATGCCGTTGATGCGGTCTCCGGAACCGGCCCTGCAATCTTAA
- a CDS encoding cytochrome C assembly family protein → MTRWWLYDLILYAYALSLLFHFADVAGDRRGAKNMGLGLLVFVWLLQTLFFVHRLWQIGIGPIFSWFETIFMLSWLLVSISLTMRLQKQRSVLLLGLNMIAFTLLAAGRFASGDGAAASQGFGSYGWLLAVHIAVALGSYASFTVSAIASVLYIYLFRRLKDKRWSSFLKRLPGLEQVERLNSRSTAAGVGLLACSLAIGMAGLVGEGQAGSSLDWKTVLSLALLAGYGWQFVQRRRRVWSGLRLAVWNVSMYAMLGLNFIVSNRLSDWHRWQ, encoded by the coding sequence GTGACCAGATGGTGGCTGTACGATCTGATTTTGTACGCGTATGCCCTAAGCCTGTTGTTTCATTTCGCGGACGTGGCGGGTGACCGCCGCGGGGCGAAAAACATGGGTTTGGGGCTTCTCGTATTTGTGTGGCTGCTGCAAACTCTTTTTTTTGTTCATCGGCTGTGGCAGATCGGCATCGGGCCGATCTTTTCCTGGTTTGAGACGATATTCATGCTGTCCTGGCTGCTCGTATCGATCTCGCTGACGATGCGTCTGCAAAAGCAGAGAAGCGTGCTGCTGCTGGGCTTGAACATGATCGCTTTCACCTTGCTCGCTGCCGGGCGGTTTGCTTCCGGGGACGGAGCGGCCGCGTCCCAAGGATTCGGATCGTACGGCTGGCTGCTGGCCGTCCATATCGCGGTCGCTCTGGGCAGCTACGCCTCCTTCACCGTCTCCGCGATCGCATCCGTCTTGTATATCTATTTGTTCCGGCGGCTGAAGGACAAGCGCTGGTCGTCCTTTCTCAAACGGCTGCCCGGTCTGGAGCAGGTGGAACGGCTCAACTCCAGATCGACGGCGGCCGGCGTCGGGCTGCTCGCCTGTTCGCTGGCGATCGGAATGGCTGGGCTTGTGGGCGAAGGGCAGGCGGGAAGCAGTCTCGACTGGAAGACCGTTCTGTCGCTGGCGTTGCTGGCGGGATACGGCTGGCAGTTCGTTCAACGGCGGAGACGGGTTTGGTCGGGGCTGCGGCTTGCCGTATGGAACGTAAGCATGTACGCTATGCTTGGGCTGAATTTTATCGTCTCGAACCGGCTGTCCGACTGGCACCGGTGGCAGTAG
- a CDS encoding precorrin-2 dehydrogenase/sirohydrochlorin ferrochelatase family protein, translating into MMENGWVPVLLRLNGKRVVAIGGGPAAERKLAPLLEAGASVGIVSPKLTPGLRQAADEGRLDWQERRYRHGDLAQAELAVIATGVPSVDEAARLEAAERGAWVLDAAAGECGDLMLPAVARKGRLTLAVSTLGASPGVAARLARELADGLAGDWPEVLNALARIRDIVKRNVPAGDTRRRLLRAFDADAARWWLRTYGGDDASFARLEHETRTDPERLIAAIQDNPDGSGQR; encoded by the coding sequence ATGATGGAGAACGGCTGGGTGCCGGTTTTGCTGCGGCTAAACGGCAAACGCGTCGTCGCGATAGGGGGCGGGCCGGCGGCCGAACGCAAGTTGGCGCCGCTGCTGGAGGCGGGCGCGTCGGTCGGAATCGTCAGTCCGAAGCTGACGCCGGGGCTGCGCCAAGCCGCTGACGAAGGCCGTCTGGACTGGCAGGAGCGCCGTTACCGCCACGGCGATCTCGCGCAGGCGGAGCTCGCCGTCATCGCAACGGGTGTTCCGTCGGTAGACGAAGCGGCGCGGCTGGAGGCGGCCGAGCGCGGAGCGTGGGTGCTGGACGCGGCGGCAGGAGAATGCGGCGATCTGATGCTTCCGGCCGTCGCGAGGAAAGGCAGGCTGACGCTGGCGGTATCGACGCTCGGTGCAAGTCCGGGCGTCGCGGCCCGGCTCGCCCGGGAGCTGGCGGACGGACTTGCCGGTGACTGGCCGGAGGTGCTGAACGCACTGGCGAGGATTCGGGACATCGTGAAAAGGAACGTACCCGCCGGGGACACGCGCCGGCGTCTCCTGCGGGCGTTCGACGCCGATGCCGCAAGGTGGTGGTTAAGGACGTACGGCGGAGATGACGCGTCGTTCGCCCGTTTGGAGCATGAGACCAGAACCGACCCGGAGCGGCTGATTGCCGCCATTCAAGACAATCCGGACGGATCGGGACAGAGATAA